AAAATATGTAATCGGTTACACATGTTAGGGAAGGAAGATGAACATGGCAACAATTAAAGATGTAGCGAAACGAGCCAATGTATCGGTAGCAACGGTTTCAAGATACTTAAACAATAGTGGCTACGTTGGTGAACAGGCAAAGCAAGCAATTGAACAAGCCGTTCAGGCGCTTGACTACAGGCCAAATCAAATTGCACGTTCCTTATCAAAGAAGCAATTGCAAACAATTGGCTTGATTGTCCCAGATATCATGAACCCATTCTTCCCAGAACTTGCACGTGCAATCGAGGATGTCGCCTTAAAAGAAGGCTTTACCGTCATTTTATGTAACTCAGACGAACAGCGTGAAAAAGAGCTGCGCTATATCGAAAGCTTGCAGCAAAAATACATCGCAGGTTTTATTATTGCGACAAACCAATTATCAAAAGAACAATACCGTTCATTAAATGTCCCAGTGGTGCTGCTCGACCGTGTGCTCGATGCTGATTTACCATCTGTAACCTCACAAAATAAAGTAGGCGCTATGATGGCGGTTGATTATTTAAGAGAAAAACAAGCGAAAGAAATTTTATTTATTAGTGGGCCGAATGATTTAGAGCCAGTGCAACAACGTTTAGCCGGTTTTAAAAAGGCGACTGCGGGTATGAAAACACATATTTACGAAAGTCCATTTGATTTTATAGCGGCTGAAAAGATTGCTTATGATGCCTTGCAAAAACATACATCAGTGGATGCGGTATTCGCGAGCAGTGATATGATCGCCTTTGGGGTTTTGAAGGCTGCAAATAGACTGAAAATTGATGTACCGAATGACTTGCAAGTGATTGGCTATGACGGCATTGCGCTCGGTGAAATTATGACTCCAGGCTTAACAACGATTGCACAAGACATCTACGCACTCGGTGAAACAGCTGCTAATATGCTCGTGGCGTTAATTAAAGGCGAGATACTACAACAAGAACATCAGATGATTGCAACGAAATTAGTCATCCGAGAAACGACAAAGGAGTAATGACGCATGATTACAGTAGTAGGAAGCATTAATATGGATATCGTTTGCCAAACATCTGTCTTTCCAAAGCAAGGGGAAACGATTTTAGGTGAACGCTTTGAAACGATCCCGGGTGGTAAAGGGGCAAATCAAGCTGTTGCGGCGGCACGCTTAGGCAGTGAAGTCACAATGGTTGGTGCGGTTGGACAAGACAGCTTTGGTCCAACACTTTTAACAACATTACAGCAAGAAAATATACATACGGACGCAGTTGCCGTGGTTGAAACGAATACAGGAATCGCCAACATCATTTTATTTGAGAATGATAACCGCATTATCGTTGTACCAGGTGCGAATTTTGATGTAACACCAGAAATGATAGATGCTAAGCAAGAGCTAATTAAAAACTCAAAGCTTGTTGTGATGCAGCTTGAAATTCCAGTTGAAACAGTTGAGTATACATTAGCACTTTGTGAAAAATACAAGGTGCCTGTACTGTTAAATCCAGCACCAGCACGTAACTTCAAGCCAGAGTGGATGGACAAAATTGCGTATATGACACCAAACGAAACAGAATGTGCGCTTATTTTTAATGAGGATGTTGAGCAGTCACTTGCGAAATATCCAAACAAATTAATCGTGACATTAGGCGAAAACGGTGCAATGTATCATAACGGCCAGCAAATCGTAAAAGTTGAAGGCTATAAGACGACGGCGGTTGATACAACAGGCGCGGGCGATACATTTAATGGTGCATTTGCACACAAAATAATCGAAGGTGCTTCTATTGAAGAGGCAGTGCACGTTGCAAATGTCGCAGGTTCACTTTCAGTAGAGCAATTTGGTGCACAGGGCGGTATGCCAACATTACAACAAGTAGAGAAGCGCATGAAGGAGATAGAGCAAGGATGAAAAAGCACGGAATTTTAAATCGTGAATTAGCGGGCATTTTCGCCAAGCTTGGTCATACCGATCAAATCGTCATCGCGGATTGTGGATTACCAATTCCTAATGGCGTACCATGTATCGACTTAGCGTATAAGCTAGGCGAGCCAACGTTCTTAACGATTTTAGACGTGGTGCTTGACGATTTAGTGGTCGAGCACGCGATTTTAGCACAAGAAATCAAAGATAAAAATACAGCCGTTCATGAGGCAGTCACGTCGAAGTTACAACCAAGTTACGTAAGCCATGAACAGTTTAAAGCATATACGAAAGATGCGAAGGTCATTATTCGTACAGGTGAAACAACACCATACGCCAACGTCATTTTACAAAGCGGCGTAATCTTCTAAAGAAAAAGGTAGGTGGACAACATGATCGAAATGTCAGGGATTTCAAAAGCATTTAGTGGCAACGTAGTATTAAACGATGTGTCATTTGAATTAATGCCAGGTGAAATTCACGCACTGATGGGTGAAAACGGTGCAGGTAAATCAACGATGATGAAAATTTTAACGGGTATTCATCAGCGTGATGCAGGTGTTATTAAAGTAAATGGACAAGAGGTAGACTGTAAATCACCGCAAGACGCAGAGGATTTAGGGATTGCGGTAATCCATCAAGAATTGAACATCTTGCCAGATTTATCCGTAACAGAAAACCTGTTTTTAGGTAAGGAAAAAACATACCCATTGTTTGGGATTTTAAAGAAAAAAGAAATGCATGAAGAAGCCAAAGCGTTACTTGCTAAGCTTGGACTAGACTTAGACCCGCGCACACGTGCAGGGGATTTGTCAGTTGGAAAGCAGCAAATTATCGAAATCGCAAAAGCCATCGCGTCAGATGCAAAGTACATTATCATGGATGAGCCAACTGCCGCACTTACAGATCGTGAAATCGAAACACTTTTCGTAACCGTTAACGAGCTAAAAGCAAAGGGCATTTCATTTGTATACATTTCACACCGCATGGAAGAAATTTTTGCAATTTGTGATCGTATTACGATTTTACGTGACGGTACATATGTTGGTGTTCGCGTGATAAAAGAAACCTCGTTTGATGAAATCGTATCAATGATGGTAGGGCGTGAGCTTGGAGAACGTTTCCCAGAGCGTAACGCTAGTATTGGTGAAGTGAAGCTAGAAGTGAAAAATATAAGCGCGAAAAAAGCATTTGATAATGTAAGCTTTCAGTTACGTAAAGGTGAAATTTTAGGCGTTGCTGGACTGATGGGTGCAGGACGTACGGAGGTTGCGCAAGCGATTTTCGGTTACCGAAAACTATCAAATGGTGAAGTTTTCATTGATAACAAAAAGGTTTCTATCAATTCACCAATCGAAGCGATGAAGCACAAAATCGGTTTCGTTACAGAGGACCGTAAAACGCAAGGGCTTGTACTAGATTTCTCAATTAAAGAAAACATCATGTTAGCCAACCTTGAAAAAGGCTCGAAAACAGGTGTGATTGTTCCTAAATTAGAGAACGACATGGTTGCAGATTATATTGAACAACTTCGTATTCGCTGTGCGAGCGCGGATATTGCGGCAAAATCACTAAGTGGTGGGAATCAGCAAAAGGTTGTTATTGCTAAATGGCTTGGGACAAATCCTGAAATTTTAATTTTAGATGAACCAACACGCGGCGTCGATATCGGTGCCAAAAAAGAGATTTATCAAATTATGAATAACCTTGCAGAAGCAGGGGTTTCGATTTTAATGATTTCATCGGAGTTACCAGAAGTAATTGGCATGTCAGACCGCGTGCTTGTAATGCGTGAAGGCCAACTGACAGGTATGGTAACGAAAGAACAGATGACGCAAGAGAACATTATGCACTATGCAACAGGAGGGGAAGAATAATGGCGAAAAATAAAGAATTACTTTCAAAGCTTGGGCCGTTTATCGGCTTAATTTTATTAATGGTCGTATTAACGTTTTTAAATCCGAGCTTTTTAACAGTTGATAACTTATTCAACATCCTACGCCAAGTATCGATTAGTGCATTAATCGCATTCGGTATGACATTTGTTATTTTAACAGGAGGAATCGACTTATCAGTTGGTTCGACATTGGCTTTGACAGGTGCAGTAGCAGCAACTTTACTAGCAGCTGGGACAGATCCAATTCTAGCAATGGCAGCAGCTATTGGCTTAGGCTTTATTTTAGGGGCAATTAACGGACTGATTATTACTAAAGGTAAAGTAGCACCATTCATCGCAACACTTGCGACGATGACGATTTATCGCGGTTTAACTTTAGTATATACAGATGGTCGCCCAATTTCAGGTTTAGGTGATTCACTATCATTCCAATTATTCGGTAAAGGCTACTTTTTAGGTATTCCAGTACCAGTTGTTACAATGATTTTAGCGTTTGTACTGCTTTATTTCATCTTACACAAAACAACATTCGGACGCCGTGTATATGCAGTTGGCGGGAACGAAGAGGCTTCAAAGCTATCAGGTATTAACCCAGATCGCGTGAAAATTGCTGTTTATGCGATTACAGGGATGTTAGCAGCCATTTCAGCATTAATCATTACATCTCGTCTAAATTCGGCACAGCCAACAGCTGGTGAGTCATATGAGTTAGATGCAATCGCTGCTGTAGTACTTGGTGGTACAAGCTTAACAGGTGGTAAAGGCTGGATTTTCGGTACATTAGTTGGGGCATTAATTATTGGTGTTTTAAATAATGGTATGACGTTAATCGGCGTGTCATCATTCTTCCAACAAGTTGTAAAAGGGATAGTTATATTATTAGCGGTATTAATGGACCGCAAAAAAACAGCATAGGAGTGTCATAGCATGAAAAAGTTATCAGTACTTTTCGTAGCAGCCATGATGTCAATTTTCTTAGCTGCATGTTCAATGGAACCCGGTTTTCCATATGGCAAAAAAGATGAACAAAACAAAACAAAATCTTCTGATGAGCTATCAGTTGGTTTATCAATATCAACGTTAAATAATCCATTCTTTGTAACGCTAGCAGATGCTGCAAAAGAGCAAGCGAAGGTAAATAATTTAAAAATTACAGTAGCGGATGCACAAGATGATGCATCAAAACAAGCTTCTGACGTAGAAAACTTAATTCAAAAGGGTGTTGATTTAATTATCATTAACCCAGTTGACTCAGCTTCTGTTACTTCAGCAGTTGATTCGGCAAATGCAAAAAACATTCCAGTTATTACAGTAGACCGTGTTTCTGAAGGAGGAGAAGTTGTAGCACATATCGCTTCAGATAACGCAGCAGGTGGTGCACTTGCTGGTGAATACTTAATGACATTAATCGAAGAAGGTGCGGAAGTAGCAATGCTAGAAGGCGTTGCAGGTTCTTCTGCAGCACGTGACCGTGGTGAAGGATTTTTAAGCGTAGTAGATGGTAAAGTGAAGCTAGTTGCTAGTCAAACGGCAAACTTCAACCGTACAGAAGGCTTAACAGTAATGGAAAACATTTTACAAGGTAATCCAAATGTAAAAGCGGTATTCGCTCAAAATGATGAAATGGCTTTAGGAGCACTTGAAGCAATTACAGCTGCTCGTAAAGACGTTATAGTGATCGGCTTCGATGCAACAGACGATGCAGTAGCAAAAGTGCAAGCTGGTGAAATGGCAGCAACTGTTGCACAGCAACCATCCTTAATAGGTGAAAAAGCTATCGAAGCAGCAATTAAA
The sequence above is a segment of the Solibacillus sp. FSL H8-0523 genome. Coding sequences within it:
- a CDS encoding LacI family DNA-binding transcriptional regulator — its product is MATIKDVAKRANVSVATVSRYLNNSGYVGEQAKQAIEQAVQALDYRPNQIARSLSKKQLQTIGLIVPDIMNPFFPELARAIEDVALKEGFTVILCNSDEQREKELRYIESLQQKYIAGFIIATNQLSKEQYRSLNVPVVLLDRVLDADLPSVTSQNKVGAMMAVDYLREKQAKEILFISGPNDLEPVQQRLAGFKKATAGMKTHIYESPFDFIAAEKIAYDALQKHTSVDAVFASSDMIAFGVLKAANRLKIDVPNDLQVIGYDGIALGEIMTPGLTTIAQDIYALGETAANMLVALIKGEILQQEHQMIATKLVIRETTKE
- the rbsK gene encoding ribokinase — its product is MITVVGSINMDIVCQTSVFPKQGETILGERFETIPGGKGANQAVAAARLGSEVTMVGAVGQDSFGPTLLTTLQQENIHTDAVAVVETNTGIANIILFENDNRIIVVPGANFDVTPEMIDAKQELIKNSKLVVMQLEIPVETVEYTLALCEKYKVPVLLNPAPARNFKPEWMDKIAYMTPNETECALIFNEDVEQSLAKYPNKLIVTLGENGAMYHNGQQIVKVEGYKTTAVDTTGAGDTFNGAFAHKIIEGASIEEAVHVANVAGSLSVEQFGAQGGMPTLQQVEKRMKEIEQG
- the rbsD gene encoding D-ribose pyranase gives rise to the protein MKKHGILNRELAGIFAKLGHTDQIVIADCGLPIPNGVPCIDLAYKLGEPTFLTILDVVLDDLVVEHAILAQEIKDKNTAVHEAVTSKLQPSYVSHEQFKAYTKDAKVIIRTGETTPYANVILQSGVIF
- a CDS encoding sugar ABC transporter ATP-binding protein codes for the protein MIEMSGISKAFSGNVVLNDVSFELMPGEIHALMGENGAGKSTMMKILTGIHQRDAGVIKVNGQEVDCKSPQDAEDLGIAVIHQELNILPDLSVTENLFLGKEKTYPLFGILKKKEMHEEAKALLAKLGLDLDPRTRAGDLSVGKQQIIEIAKAIASDAKYIIMDEPTAALTDREIETLFVTVNELKAKGISFVYISHRMEEIFAICDRITILRDGTYVGVRVIKETSFDEIVSMMVGRELGERFPERNASIGEVKLEVKNISAKKAFDNVSFQLRKGEILGVAGLMGAGRTEVAQAIFGYRKLSNGEVFIDNKKVSINSPIEAMKHKIGFVTEDRKTQGLVLDFSIKENIMLANLEKGSKTGVIVPKLENDMVADYIEQLRIRCASADIAAKSLSGGNQQKVVIAKWLGTNPEILILDEPTRGVDIGAKKEIYQIMNNLAEAGVSILMISSELPEVIGMSDRVLVMREGQLTGMVTKEQMTQENIMHYATGGEE
- the rbsC gene encoding ribose ABC transporter permease, which produces MAKNKELLSKLGPFIGLILLMVVLTFLNPSFLTVDNLFNILRQVSISALIAFGMTFVILTGGIDLSVGSTLALTGAVAATLLAAGTDPILAMAAAIGLGFILGAINGLIITKGKVAPFIATLATMTIYRGLTLVYTDGRPISGLGDSLSFQLFGKGYFLGIPVPVVTMILAFVLLYFILHKTTFGRRVYAVGGNEEASKLSGINPDRVKIAVYAITGMLAAISALIITSRLNSAQPTAGESYELDAIAAVVLGGTSLTGGKGWIFGTLVGALIIGVLNNGMTLIGVSSFFQQVVKGIVILLAVLMDRKKTA
- a CDS encoding D-ribose ABC transporter substrate-binding protein, with product MKKLSVLFVAAMMSIFLAACSMEPGFPYGKKDEQNKTKSSDELSVGLSISTLNNPFFVTLADAAKEQAKVNNLKITVADAQDDASKQASDVENLIQKGVDLIIINPVDSASVTSAVDSANAKNIPVITVDRVSEGGEVVAHIASDNAAGGALAGEYLMTLIEEGAEVAMLEGVAGSSAARDRGEGFLSVVDGKVKLVASQTANFNRTEGLTVMENILQGNPNVKAVFAQNDEMALGALEAITAARKDVIVIGFDATDDAVAKVQAGEMAATVAQQPSLIGEKAIEAAIKVLAGESVEENIPVDLELITK